In Pirellula sp. SH-Sr6A, the DNA window ATTGCCAAATCCGTTCGACCAATTTCTCCCGTCCCAAGTCATGGCGGGTCTTGTTTTCGATTTCCTTCAACCGTCGCTCAACCACGGCCTGCGTTGCAATCCCCGCGTGATCGGTTCCTGGCATCCAGAGGGCCTCGAACCCCATCATGCGATGCATCCGAATTTGGATGTCCTGCAAGGTATTATTGAGGGCGTGTCCCAAATGCAACGCACCAGTGACGTTCGGAGGCGGGATGACGATCGTGAACGGCTTCTTACTCGGATTGACCTCTGCATCGAAGCAACCGTGGCTTTGCCAAGATTGATAAATCTCGGCGCAAGCAGTCGTGAAATCGAAACGGTTGGGGATTTCGTGCGTTTCAGCGTTCATCATGGATGGAGATTGGGTGATAAATAGATGGCACTCCAGGCAAGTCGGGGTCGAACCGTCTTGGGTAGGGTATTTGAACAAAAAATCAGAATCTGAACACTCTTAACCGCAGGGCGAATCGAAGCCATCTCGCTCGGATATCTGGGAAAGCCTGGACGAATAGTCAAAACAGTGAAGAGGACTGCGAATCGGAAAGTTCCTCCCAAAGCTCGGTTTTCTGGAACGCCTCTTTCTCCCCAGGAGTCTAACTGTCGTCGCCTCCGGTTTCCCTTCCATTTCGAAGGGCTGGGGCTAAGAAGTGATACGCTCCAGCGTATTTCTGGTAACTTGGATTCCTGCGGCTCCATGGAGCGGGTCGCTTCGGGGGCAAGGTTGCTTCGGGGTCCCCCCTTCTCATCGGTTGGAGTTCGAAAAGATGAAAGTGTGGAAGTCATTGAGAACGCTATCAGTCGCGTCGTTTTGTGCACTAGCGTGCACCGGAACGGTCCTCTGCCTCAGCACAGTCTGGATCACATCTGTCCTGGCCTATCAATCGCCGCAATCACCGAAGCCTCCCCAATCAGAAGGTTGGATCAAAGTGGAAGACGCCATAAAAAAGGGGCTCCCTAAAACCGCTATCGAGCAGCTCGGTCCTATCATCGAGGCGGCGCTGGAAAACAAGCGTTACGCAGAAGCCGTGAGGGGCATCGCGAAGCGGATCGCGTTGGAGACGCAGATCGAAGGCCGGCTTGCCGAAGAAGGAATCCGACTCATGGATTCCCAAATTGAAAAGGGACCAGACGAAATTCGTCCCATCCTGCAAACCCTTCAAGCCCACTACTACTGGACTTACTTCCAACAGAACCGATGGCGGTTCGCGCAGCGGACATCGTCGTCCTCGGCACCCGGTCCCGATTTCACCACCTGGGATTTAAAACGGCTCTTCGAAGAAATCGAGAAACATTATTCTGCCGCTTTGGCCGCAGAAACGCAGCTCCAACAGATCCCGATCGCAACCTACAACGATCTGCTGCCTCCTGGGACATTGCCCGACAACTACCGTCCGACTTTGTTCGATTTCGTCGCTTTCGAAGCACTGGATTTCTACAACGCGGGGGAGCAAGCCGGCGCGAAGGCGCAAGACGCTTTGGAACTTGAAGCCGATTCGGCTCTCTTCGGGTCCACCGAAGATTTCCTCGCTTGGAAGCCTGTTACGACCGATGAAAAGTCGCCCAAGCTGCAAGCGATTCGCCTCTACCAAAAGCTTCTTCGATTCCATGCCGACGATGAAGATCGAAGCGCTTTTCTCGATGCGGATTTGGCTCGACTCCAATTTGGATACGTTCACGCGGTGGGCGACGAAAAATGGGATCGATACGTTGCCGCGTTAAAACGATTCGCCAACGCGCACGCATTGCACGAACTTTCCGCCGAAGCACGTCATCGTTGGGCTCGCCTCTTAATGGAGAAGAGCCAGTTCGTGGAAGCTCGATCGGTTGCTCAAGTAGGTGTGTCAGCCCACCCGGAAAGCGTCGGTGGCAAACACTGCGCGAACCTCATCGCGGAGATCGAGGCCAAGAGTGTTCAAATCACTACCGAGCGTGTTTGGAGCGATCCTCCTTCCGCGATTCGGGTGCTTTATAAAAACATCACCAAAGTGCACTTCCGACTCTATGCGGCGGATTGGAAGGGGCGCGTGCGCGAGACCAAGCAATCCCCCGCTTATCTCCAACCGCCCGAGATCGAAAACCTTTTTCGTTCAACACCCGTTCGCAGTTGGAGCGTCGACCTCCCTGCCACCGAGGATTACAAGCCAACGACTCTGGACTTCGATGCTCCCGATGACTTGCCGTCGGGCTATTACTACCTCTTTGCCAGTCCGCAGGAAGGGTTTCGCGATACCAATAATGTGGTATCCGCGGCTTCGCTTTGGGTCACCAACCTTGGCCTCGTCCTGAATCAAGCTTGGAATTCGGACAAACTCGATGGCTTCGTGGTCGACAATCGCACCGGACTTCCCGTATTCGGCGCGACCGTAACGGCGATGGTGCAAGACCCCCGAAATCGAGGAAATCTGAACGAACAATCCATCGTTACCAATGCTGACGGCCGGTTTACATTCTCCTTGCGCGAGAAGTCTTTGTTCTTGATCGCTCAAAAAGGAAATCAACAACTAGCTGTTCGCGACAATTTGTACGTCGGAACCACTCAGCCAGAGCGTGAACCCGGAATCCAATGCGTTCTGTTTACCGACCGCTCGCTGTTCCGCCCTGGACAAACAGTTCAGTTCAAAGGGGTATGCATGCTCGCAGACCCTAAATCGAATCGTTACAAGGTCGTTCCCAATCACACCGCCACGGTGAGCTTTCGAGATATGAATGGGAACGAAATTGGGAAGCAATCGGTTCGATCCAATGACTTCGGCAGCTTTAGCGGTCTGTTCCAAATTCCCCGCGACCGCGGCACAGGCGCGATGTCTCTCCAAGTCGAAGGTTTAGTCGGAACAACAATTCAGGTCGAAGAGTACAAACGTCCGAAATTCATCGTCGAACTAACCACCCCCGAAACGTCACCAAAATTGAACGAGCCGGTCGTGGTCTCAGGGAAAGCGAACAGCTACACCGGCGTGTCGATCCAGAATGCGAAAGTAACCTATCGCGTCACTCGGGCTGTTCGCTGGCCTATCTGGTTCTCCTCGTTTTACCCCTGGCGAATCCCACCCCAATCGGGCGACCAGCAAGAGATCGCACACGGAACGACAACCACCGATACGGACGGCAAGTTTCAAATCACCTTTGTGGCGAAACCCGATCGAAGTGTTTCCGAAGAGACCAATCCAATCTTCCGCTATGAGATTATCGCGGACATCACCGATTCCACCGGTGAGACACGATCCGATAGCCTGTCCGTCTCGGTTGGCTATGTCGCGATGGAAGTCGGCATCGCTGTCGACGAGTGGCTCACGACAGAGAAACCTGTTTCGTTCGGGATCAAGACGACCTCGTTCGATGGCAAAGCGGTCCCGGCTGCAGGCAAACTGAAAGTCTTTCGCTTGATCGATCCGGAGAGCGTTGTGCGGCCGGATATCCTTGGAGGGGGTGCCCCTATTCCTAGACGCCGTACGATGCAGAGAAGAGGTTTACCCAGCGGAGTCCCGCAAAGGGATGGTCCCAAGGACCTGTCCAATATAGCGAACTGGGAGCAGGGAGAATTGGTATCGGAGAAGGGCTTTGAGTGGAACGACGATTCGCACCCGCCCATCGAACTTCTTCTCGGCAAAGGATCCTATCGCGCAGTCGTCGAAACGAAAGATCGGTTCGGTAAGCCCGTCGAAGCGATCGCGAATTTGCAAGTGATCGACCCAGCTGCGAAATCCCTAGGCCTGAAGATCCCCCATTTATTCCGCGGCGAGAAGTGGAGACTCGAACCGGGCGAAACGTTCCGCGCGGTATGGGGAACGGGCTATGAGAGTGGTCAGGCCTACGTGGAGGTCCTGCACGGGACAGAAGTCTTGCAACGGTTCTGGACCAAGCCCGGGACCACGCAAATTCCCATCGAGCAAGCGATTTCCGAGGGGATGCGAGGTGGTCTGCAAATCCGCGTCATGTTCGTCCGCGAGAACCGATGCTATCTAGAATCACGGACCATCGATGTTCCTTGGACCAATAAAGATCTCAAGCTGCGTTGGGAACGATTGGTCTCCAAATTGGAGCCTGGAAAGAAAGAGAAGTTCAAATTGATTGTGGAGGGGCCTCAAGCATCGAAGGCCATTAGCGAAATGGTTGCTGCGATGTATGACGGTTCGCTCGACGCCTACTATCCCCACCAATGGACGCAGAGGTTCAACGTCTTTCGTCAAAATTACGCTTGGTCGAACTGGGTATTCCAAAACAATCCCGAGGGCTTGATGCCCATCCGCGGCATGTTCGCAGACCGTTTGCAATCGGTCGTTGCGACCTATCGCGACTTTCCTACGGACTTGTTGCTTGGCGGGCGTGGTCCGGGTGCCCCCGGCATGATGTACCGTCGCGGAGGGATGGGAGGCTATGGTGGGGAAGCAGAAATGCGTTTCGGTGCAATGGCCCCTGCGAGCGCCGATTTTGCTTTGGCCGATGCAGAGGGTGCAGGAATGGGTGGCGCCATGGCAAAGAGTTCGCTCGCTCTGGGGGCAGAAGTGAATTCCGGAGGCGCTGCACCTCCCAATGATATACCTAAACCGCAAGTCGATTTGGAGGGAGTTTCACCTCGTAAGAATCTGGCGGAGACCGCGTTCTTCCTTCCGCACGTGACGGCGAACGCCGATGGCGGATATGAGTTGGAATTCACGGTCCCTGAGGCCCTCACATCATGGCGCATCATGGCGTTTTCCCATGACCGCGAACTCAAGAGCGGGTACTTGGAAGCAAAGGTTGTCACGTCCAAAGATTTGATGGTCGAACCCAACCCTCCACGCTTCCTGCGAGAAGGGGACATTCTGGAATTCAGCGTCAAGGTATCGAATACCACTGCGGAGGAACTTTCGGGCAAGGTTGCATTGAGACTGTCGAGCGCAATGCAAGACGAATCGGTCGACGCGGCATTCGGAAACGGAGAGAATGAAAAAGCATTCACGTTGAAGGCCAACGAATCGAAGAGTTTCTCGTGGCGGCTTCAGGTTCCTGACGAATCCCTGCCGATCATCTATCGCGCCATCGGCAGCACCGGCGCGACCTCCGATGGAGAGGAGGGAATGCTCCCCGTACTCTCGAACCGTGTCTTGGTGACCGAGTCGTTGCCTTTGCCTATCCGAGGTAAAACGACCAAAGAATTTGAGCTGAAGAAATTGTTGGAGTCGGCCGGATCGGAAACGATCAAACACCAATCGGTTACGGTTCAGATGGTCTCCCAGCCGTCTTGGTACGCTGTTCTCGCGCTTCCTTACTTGATGGAATATCCCCATCAATGCAGCGAGCAAACGTTCAACCGACTCTACGCCAATACCTTGGCAAACCACATCGCGAAAAGCGATCCAAAGATTCGGCGCGTGCTCGATGTCTGGAAGAATCTCCAGCCTGACGCGCTCCAATCTCCCTTGGAAAAGAACGAAGACTTGAAGTCGGTTCTTATTCAAGAAACACCCTGGTTGCGTGACGCGCAACAGGAAACGCAGGCTCGGCGAAACGTCGGTCTCCTATTCGATGAAACGCGATTAGCCAGTGAGAATGCAAGGGCGATGAAGCAACTCATGGAGATGCAAAACGAGAATGGTATGTGGCCCTGGTTCCCCGGTGGACCGGACAATGAATACCTCTCGCTTTACATCGTCACCGGATTCGGAAGGCTGAAGCATTTGGGAACTGCCGCAGATATCGGACCGGCGGTGCGAGCCCTTAACAGCTTGGACAGCTGGATGAAGAAGAAGCACGATTGGATCTTGACCCATTCGCCGGATCCCACAAAGGACCACCTGTCGTCGACGGTTTGCCTCTATCTTTACGGTCGAAGCTTCTTCATGAACGAGCTTCCAGTCGCCGAAGAAAATCAAAAGGCATTCCAATATTGGCAAGACCAGGCTCGCAAGTATTGGTTGTCGCAAGCTCGTCAATCGCAAGGTCATATCGCCATCGGATTGCACCGGTTAGGGGATCGCGAAACACCCAAGGCGATTCTCAAGAGCATCACAGAGTTCTCTTCTCAGAATGAAGAGATGGGAATGTTCTGGCGAGACCAGGAACAATCCTGGTGGTGGTATCGCGCACCGATCGAGACCCAGGCCTTGATGATCGAAGCCTTCGATGAAGTGGCGAAGGACGCCAAGTCGGTCGAAGAGTGCAAAGTTTGGTTGCTTAAACAAAAGCAAACACAGAACTGGAAGACAACGAAGTCAACCGCCGATGCCGTCTACGCGCTTCTGCTACGCGGTACAAACCTTCTCGCTTCAGATGCCTTGGTCGAAGTCGAGGTTGGGAACGAAAAGATCGAGCCTCAAAATGTCGAGGCAGGAACCGGCTTCTACGAAGAGAAGTTTATCCGCCGAGAGGTCAAACCGGAGTACGGCAAGATCAAGGTTACGAAAACCGATGAGGGGGTTAGCTGGGGAAGCATCCACTGGCAATACCTCGAAGACATCAGCAAAGTAACCCCCTGGGAAGGGACCCCTCTCAAACTTGAGAAGCAGCTTTACAAGAAAGTGCTCACGAAAGAGGGGCCACAGTTGGTTCTGGTCGATGGCCCTGTGGAAATCGGGGACGAATTGGTTTGCCGGATCGTTCTTCGCGTCGATCGGGACATGGAATACGTCCACTTGAAGGACCATCGCGGCAGCGGAACCGAACCGGTGAACGTGCTGAGCCAGTACAAGTACCAAGATGGGCTGGGATACTACGAAAGCACACGCGATACCGCGTCTCACTTCTTCATCGACTACTTGAGCAAAGGGACGTATGTGTTCGAGTACTCGCTGCGGGTTCAACACGCCGGTAAATACCCAAGCGGATTGGCCAGCATCGAGTGCATGTACGCTCCCGAATTCAACAGTCACTCGGGTAGTGTCATGATCGAGGTTCGCGGCAAGCAATAATCTTGCGGAACCTTTCAAACGTTGATGAGCGACTTCCATGCGTGCCATCGAAGTCGCTCACAACCTTGTACCAAAACAATGCACCGAACTCGCTTGTCAA includes these proteins:
- a CDS encoding alpha-2-macroglobulin family protein → MKVWKSLRTLSVASFCALACTGTVLCLSTVWITSVLAYQSPQSPKPPQSEGWIKVEDAIKKGLPKTAIEQLGPIIEAALENKRYAEAVRGIAKRIALETQIEGRLAEEGIRLMDSQIEKGPDEIRPILQTLQAHYYWTYFQQNRWRFAQRTSSSSAPGPDFTTWDLKRLFEEIEKHYSAALAAETQLQQIPIATYNDLLPPGTLPDNYRPTLFDFVAFEALDFYNAGEQAGAKAQDALELEADSALFGSTEDFLAWKPVTTDEKSPKLQAIRLYQKLLRFHADDEDRSAFLDADLARLQFGYVHAVGDEKWDRYVAALKRFANAHALHELSAEARHRWARLLMEKSQFVEARSVAQVGVSAHPESVGGKHCANLIAEIEAKSVQITTERVWSDPPSAIRVLYKNITKVHFRLYAADWKGRVRETKQSPAYLQPPEIENLFRSTPVRSWSVDLPATEDYKPTTLDFDAPDDLPSGYYYLFASPQEGFRDTNNVVSAASLWVTNLGLVLNQAWNSDKLDGFVVDNRTGLPVFGATVTAMVQDPRNRGNLNEQSIVTNADGRFTFSLREKSLFLIAQKGNQQLAVRDNLYVGTTQPEREPGIQCVLFTDRSLFRPGQTVQFKGVCMLADPKSNRYKVVPNHTATVSFRDMNGNEIGKQSVRSNDFGSFSGLFQIPRDRGTGAMSLQVEGLVGTTIQVEEYKRPKFIVELTTPETSPKLNEPVVVSGKANSYTGVSIQNAKVTYRVTRAVRWPIWFSSFYPWRIPPQSGDQQEIAHGTTTTDTDGKFQITFVAKPDRSVSEETNPIFRYEIIADITDSTGETRSDSLSVSVGYVAMEVGIAVDEWLTTEKPVSFGIKTTSFDGKAVPAAGKLKVFRLIDPESVVRPDILGGGAPIPRRRTMQRRGLPSGVPQRDGPKDLSNIANWEQGELVSEKGFEWNDDSHPPIELLLGKGSYRAVVETKDRFGKPVEAIANLQVIDPAAKSLGLKIPHLFRGEKWRLEPGETFRAVWGTGYESGQAYVEVLHGTEVLQRFWTKPGTTQIPIEQAISEGMRGGLQIRVMFVRENRCYLESRTIDVPWTNKDLKLRWERLVSKLEPGKKEKFKLIVEGPQASKAISEMVAAMYDGSLDAYYPHQWTQRFNVFRQNYAWSNWVFQNNPEGLMPIRGMFADRLQSVVATYRDFPTDLLLGGRGPGAPGMMYRRGGMGGYGGEAEMRFGAMAPASADFALADAEGAGMGGAMAKSSLALGAEVNSGGAAPPNDIPKPQVDLEGVSPRKNLAETAFFLPHVTANADGGYELEFTVPEALTSWRIMAFSHDRELKSGYLEAKVVTSKDLMVEPNPPRFLREGDILEFSVKVSNTTAEELSGKVALRLSSAMQDESVDAAFGNGENEKAFTLKANESKSFSWRLQVPDESLPIIYRAIGSTGATSDGEEGMLPVLSNRVLVTESLPLPIRGKTTKEFELKKLLESAGSETIKHQSVTVQMVSQPSWYAVLALPYLMEYPHQCSEQTFNRLYANTLANHIAKSDPKIRRVLDVWKNLQPDALQSPLEKNEDLKSVLIQETPWLRDAQQETQARRNVGLLFDETRLASENARAMKQLMEMQNENGMWPWFPGGPDNEYLSLYIVTGFGRLKHLGTAADIGPAVRALNSLDSWMKKKHDWILTHSPDPTKDHLSSTVCLYLYGRSFFMNELPVAEENQKAFQYWQDQARKYWLSQARQSQGHIAIGLHRLGDRETPKAILKSITEFSSQNEEMGMFWRDQEQSWWWYRAPIETQALMIEAFDEVAKDAKSVEECKVWLLKQKQTQNWKTTKSTADAVYALLLRGTNLLASDALVEVEVGNEKIEPQNVEAGTGFYEEKFIRREVKPEYGKIKVTKTDEGVSWGSIHWQYLEDISKVTPWEGTPLKLEKQLYKKVLTKEGPQLVLVDGPVEIGDELVCRIVLRVDRDMEYVHLKDHRGSGTEPVNVLSQYKYQDGLGYYESTRDTASHFFIDYLSKGTYVFEYSLRVQHAGKYPSGLASIECMYAPEFNSHSGSVMIEVRGKQ